Proteins encoded by one window of Salmonirosea aquatica:
- the mreC gene encoding rod shape-determining protein MreC: protein MFQLVEFFSRNRNFIFFVLLEVFSFWLIVQNNSYWSATYFNTSNYYVAKVLTVSNSIREYAHLREINENLAQENLKLNSLVARLQEQNPVNAPAGYKPDSVFASRFEFIVSKVIMSETSRPNNYITIDKGSAEGIRPGMGVISATGVVGKVKLCSEHYSVVTSILHSQFMVSSRLVRSGEIGPVRWLSKDPTVISMMDVSRYKKVIRGDSAVTSNFNSVFPPGIMVGTVRKVTIRPDQTFYDIDLNVATDFASLSYVYVVQNNLQPEQEALQKPLDEERR, encoded by the coding sequence ATGTTTCAACTTGTCGAGTTCTTTTCCCGGAACCGTAACTTTATTTTTTTCGTCCTGCTGGAGGTATTCAGTTTTTGGCTGATTGTCCAAAACAACTCCTATTGGAGCGCTACGTACTTTAACACTTCCAACTATTACGTAGCTAAAGTACTCACCGTATCCAATTCCATTCGGGAATACGCCCACTTACGAGAAATAAACGAAAATCTGGCCCAGGAAAATCTCAAACTCAATAGCCTGGTAGCCCGTTTGCAAGAACAAAATCCGGTAAATGCTCCGGCGGGTTATAAACCCGACTCGGTGTTTGCCAGCCGCTTCGAATTCATTGTCAGCAAGGTGATTATGAGTGAGACAAGCCGCCCCAATAACTACATAACCATTGACAAAGGCAGTGCGGAAGGTATACGTCCGGGGATGGGTGTAATCTCAGCGACTGGGGTAGTAGGTAAAGTAAAATTGTGCTCGGAACATTATTCTGTAGTTACGTCCATTCTGCATTCGCAGTTCATGGTGTCGTCCCGGCTGGTTCGTAGCGGTGAAATAGGGCCTGTCCGCTGGTTGAGCAAGGACCCGACTGTCATTTCGATGATGGATGTTTCGCGGTACAAAAAAGTAATCAGGGGTGATTCGGCCGTAACCTCTAATTTCAACTCCGTGTTTCCACCGGGTATTATGGTAGGTACGGTCAGGAAAGTAACGATCCGGCCCGATCAGACCTTTTATGATATCGATCTTAATGTGGCGACGGATTTTGCCAGCTTATCGTACGTGTATGTAGTACAGAATAACCTACAGCCTGAGCAGGAAGCCTTACAAAAACCTTTGGACGAAGAACGCCGATGA
- a CDS encoding sigma-70 family RNA polymerase sigma factor, with product MSAIMSEAPMKKGYTDAEKHEVFNREFMPHIDSMYNFAFRLTTDEDDANDLVQDTYLKAFRFISSFEQGTNAKAWLFRILKNSFINDYRKKSKQPAKVDYQEVETTYNSEDAADTSHTVDLRADAVQDMIGDEVANALNSLPVDFRTVIILCDIEGFTYEEMAKILDIPIGTVRSRLHRARNLLKEKLRNYAGSMGYDA from the coding sequence ATGTCAGCTATTATGTCAGAAGCACCTATGAAGAAAGGCTACACGGACGCTGAGAAACATGAAGTTTTCAACCGTGAGTTCATGCCGCATATCGATTCGATGTACAACTTCGCCTTTCGGCTTACTACCGACGAAGACGACGCCAACGATCTGGTTCAGGACACCTACCTAAAAGCCTTCCGATTTATTTCATCCTTCGAGCAGGGTACCAATGCTAAGGCATGGCTGTTTCGGATTTTGAAGAATAGCTTTATCAACGACTATCGAAAGAAGAGCAAGCAACCCGCCAAGGTAGACTACCAAGAGGTAGAAACCACCTACAACTCGGAGGATGCGGCTGATACTTCACATACGGTGGACCTCCGGGCCGATGCCGTACAGGACATGATTGGCGACGAGGTAGCCAATGCCCTCAACTCTTTACCGGTGGATTTCCGGACAGTCATTATCCTTTGCGATATCGAGGGCTTTACCTACGAAGAAATGGCCAAAATTCTGGACATTCCCATCGGCACGGTCCGTTCGCGCCTGCACCGCGCTCGAAACCTTTTGAAAGAAAAATTAAGAAATTATGCAGGTTCGATGGGTTATGATGCCTAG
- a CDS encoding phosphohydrolase — translation MNVSSKTTEAAGEKQAQPMKQHCENHAECMKMIQMILDGEANDEEKEHFRQNMDKCMPCIQTYHLEKCIKDSLQYKVERRPCPERLVAAIKAQLNH, via the coding sequence ATGAATGTATCATCTAAAACAACCGAGGCTGCCGGAGAGAAGCAAGCGCAGCCTATGAAGCAGCACTGCGAAAATCATGCCGAATGCATGAAAATGATCCAAATGATTTTGGATGGCGAAGCCAACGACGAGGAAAAGGAGCATTTCAGGCAAAACATGGACAAGTGTATGCCGTGTATCCAAACCTATCACCTCGAAAAGTGCATCAAGGATTCCCTTCAATATAAAGTAGAGCGTCGTCCCTGCCCCGAACGACTGGTGGCCGCGATCAAAGCCCAACTCAACCACTGA
- the gmk gene encoding guanylate kinase gives MKGKLLIFSAPSGSGKTTIVRHLLDTFPQYLAFSVSACTRPRRDYEVDGRDYYFLSVSEFRQRIASHEFAEWEEVYAGNYYGTLKAEIERLWAEGKHVLFDVDVKGGLKLKEAYGDRALAVFVKVSSEEEIKRRLNFRGTETESTMAVRLAKVRYEASFEKEFDEVLINDNLEMTLRQAEKLVEDFVK, from the coding sequence GTGAAAGGAAAACTCCTCATTTTCTCTGCACCTTCCGGCTCCGGTAAAACAACCATCGTCCGGCACCTTCTCGATACCTTTCCTCAGTACCTTGCTTTTTCTGTTTCGGCCTGCACCCGGCCCCGTCGCGATTATGAAGTGGACGGCCGTGATTACTATTTCCTGTCTGTTTCGGAATTCAGGCAGCGCATCGCCAGCCACGAATTTGCTGAATGGGAAGAAGTCTATGCCGGAAATTATTACGGAACATTGAAAGCCGAGATCGAACGCCTTTGGGCGGAAGGTAAGCATGTACTTTTCGACGTGGACGTAAAGGGCGGCTTGAAACTGAAGGAGGCTTATGGCGACCGCGCACTGGCTGTCTTTGTAAAAGTTTCTTCTGAAGAAGAAATCAAGCGCCGACTTAATTTCCGGGGTACCGAAACCGAAAGTACCATGGCAGTCCGACTGGCCAAAGTACGCTATGAGGCAAGCTTCGAGAAAGAATTCGATGAGGTACTTATCAATGACAATCTGGAAATGACTCTGCGCCAGGCAGAGAAACTGGTAGAGGATTTCGTCAAATGA